A region of the Perognathus longimembris pacificus isolate PPM17 chromosome 7, ASM2315922v1, whole genome shotgun sequence genome:
CTGCCTGTAGCCACCTCTGCTCACCTCTCAACACACCTGTGAAACAAGATTTCTTTCTTAAAGTAAAAGAAcaacctcttgtttctgttttctggagttcatttcgataaagaATTGGGACTCTTCTACTTATACCTTTAACTATTcactccctgcctcccccctcccccctccccttctcctcctttaaCTTGAAACCAATGTCTATATGCCTGAAGAAGGCTGAAGATGTCCTGAAGTGTTGTCCTCCAATGCCTACCATGTAATGAATCTCCTTCTCTGCCCTttaccatgtctctttatttggcatattggGGTCAAGTAACTGGGCATCTAAAACTCTGGTTTCAACTTCATTGCAGTAGCTTTGCTATTGTTTAAAAATGTGCCCCTTACTCCCATCTGAACCACAGTAGATACTGGGACATTGGAGAGGTCAGTGTACCTCAAAAGACTTGCAGTGTGCATAAAGAATTCAATTTGCCAATTCTGCTAGGGCCACTTTCTAATGAATCTTCCATCAGTCCCTTACATCTCTCAACCACCATAAGGGCAAAAGGTGGGGAGGTCAGGGACACAGGCTAACAGGAAGAGGAGGTTATTTGTGCGGTCTATTTACAGGTTATTAAGTTTCAACATGCAGCAAGCCTCTTTCCAAGCCCAGTGTGAACCTCTGGCCTGAGGTCACCAACACCCAGTAAGGTTCACAGGAGCTGGCATGGCAGCTTTGACAAGGCCAGTACTCAGGAGTGACGCACACAGAGTCCAGCACTGCTCTTGATTCTGCACCTGTCAGCTTTGAGCCAGGCAACACCTCAAATTCCAGCCAAAGAGGATAGAAGGATGGATCAGGACCTTCGTTCATTGGACAGAACTGTCCTTGCCCCACTGAGATGCCAAaccctttttggtggctaataaaAATCTCAGCTGCTGAGTCTGTCTGATGTCTGGTCTTTTACCCCTTTAGGTTGGGGCAGCCACAGTCCTTTAGCTCTGTTTCGCCGAATTCTTCTTTCTCGAGCCCTGATTTCCTAGTTACACCTTTTAAgctttttaccttttgtctccttCCTTCGCAGTTCATCATGCAAAAACAAGACGCGTCCCGGCACGGTTTTCAGCCTAGCTTCCAACATTTCGCCACGCAGGCCATCCACGTGGGCCAGGAACCGGAGCAATGGAACTCCCGCGCGGTGGTACCCCCCATCTCGCTGTCCACCACGTTCAAGCAAGGGACACCTGGCCAGCACTCGGTGAGCTGGGGCTGTTTCTGTTGCTGTCCTGGCAGGGCTGGGTAGGAAAGAGCAATGGCTTATCAATTTaatatgcatgcctgtaattgatgagttttacaaatgaggaaagcacCTGACAAGTCTACACTCGTTTCTACACTGCAGTCATTGCAGTTCTCTGTGGATTAGCAGGTCTAGTGCTTGTGTTTTGTAGATTTGAGTTGACATTCTTGTAATTTTGGACaaaattttaatttggaaaatgAATCATAACTTCTTTGATTAGCTTTAGCAGAATGGTTAATAATCTAGTAAGAAGTCAGCTTAAAAAGGTAATAACTAGTATTAAGATCGTTCCCAGTTGCTGAGTTATTAGATACAGAGTATCTACagtatgcagggctggggatatggcctagtggcaagagtgcttgcctcatatacataaggccctgggttcgattccccagcaccacgtatacagaaaatggccagaagtggcgctgtggctcaagtggcagagtgctagccttgagcaagaagaagccagggacagtgctcaggccctgagtctaagccccaggactggccaaaaaaaaacaaaaacaaaaacaaaaaacaaatacagtaTGCCTAATCTATTTTACATATTAATAGTATTATATGCAGTTGTTACTACTAATATTCTGTTCAGTCTGTATCTGATCATAACAGCAGACTCAAACTTATCACTGGTAGAGCTGAGTTACAAATCTCCTGTACAATGTACTGTACACTACAATGctagtaactttttaaaaaatcagttatggggcctgaacactgctaTCCCTGATCTTGTCAGCTTGtccgctcaaggttagtgccctaccacttgagccacaggagtgcttcctgttttctgtggttaattggaaataacagtctcacagcctttcctgctggggttggcattgaaccccaatcctcagatctctacctccagagaatagctaggattacaagcatgagccatcagcactggcTGCTGGTAACAATTTAATCAATTTGTGTCACTTACTTATGAACCATGGCTTAGTGATTAAGAACGCAAGTCATACAGTTCAAGCTCATGagtttgaacaatgtcatcatcCTTTCTGAGGTGGGTAACCTTGAGGAAGTTATTGAACTTATCCAAACCACAAGTTGATTGTACATACATAGGGTAATAATAGTATATAGCACATATATTGTTGATGCTTGTAAAACTGTATGGTACACAGTGATTATTCAGGGAGTTCCATTTGGTCATTACAACACCTAGGTTAGAGGGTAGGACAGTTTACTCTTTTATAGAAAAGGAACTGACCCAGACTCATGCATAGATGGCTTTTATGAAGATGAAAAAGACTTCTTTATTTAATCACCTAGCTTTTGTCTTGGAATATTTAATAGTTGCTGAGTCTCAGATCAAATTCATTAAATAAACTTTGTAGCTACCAAACCATTGATTATGCTTCCAAAACCACTTCAGTGTgttatgtaaattaaaaaaatattcttaaagatTTAGCCCTCTGTTTTGTGTGATAGACTTCTAACAATGTTTCCACACATTGGCAAGGATATCACCAGCTACTGCATTTTGGAGTACAAATTTGTAGACAATCACATCTCCAAGCTCGTAGCTTCTTCCTGGTATAAATTTACTAGATGTATGACTCTCTCACTATGGAACTTACTGTACACCTGTCAGGTATGACATGCATAATGAGAGGTTTTCAGAAAGCAAGAAGGGACGAGTTATCCACAATATTCTGCTTAGTACCTTTAAACAATACCAGGTAAAAGCATAAAGGGAATTTGAAGAGTTGAATGAGAACTTTCTAATTCTTTGGTTCCATTTGAAAAACCATTGAATGTCAGAGGCAATTTGCCACTGAAGTGTGGTGCTTTTCCTCTCATTAGTGAATATTTATAGAAACATGGGGTTCCTTTTTGTGGCTACTGTCACAAAACTTTAAGCTTTCTTTAGATTTGGACTAGTGGGTACAACTACAAGTAACACTAGGAAGGTGGTGTTGGagaagtgggggcggggggaacatCCCCAAGTCCTATACACTCTGCTCAGTGTGTCCAAAATGAggaaacaacacaacaaaacttAGAAATTACTATTACTAATACTGGGTGCTCTAGAATTTGAAACAATGGTGTAAATAATGCTGTGTTTTCTTATGTACTGTATGAATCAGGGGAGAAAATTATaagactttcttctttttcttttctttcttgtgtgtgtgtgcatgtacacacgtgtgtgcacactcacacacgcgagcctgtccttggcttcaactcaggacctggacactgtctctgagcttgtttttttttactcaaggctagcattctacaacttgagccacagctcctctgttagttttgtttttgttttttgtttttgtttttgtttttgtttttggtggttaattggggaaaagagtctcggggactttcctgctctggctggcttcaaacttccatcctcaaagCTCTGTCatcgagttgctaggattacaggtctgagcctctAGTGCCTAGCTTAATACTTTTAATTAATGCTCACATCCCAAAATTGAACTTCTGGATCTGAGATCCCTGCAGGTAACATAATAtttgccttcattttctttctttcttttttttttttgccattcctgggccttgaactcagggcctgagcactgtccctggcttctttttgctcaaggctagcactctgccacttgagtcacagtgccattttggccattttctatatatgtggtgctggggaatcgaaccctgggcttcatgaatacgagacaagcactctaccactaggccatactcccagccctgccttcatTTTCTTGAAAGCAGATCATGAGGTTCAATAAAATGACAGCGGTTTTAGATACTGTGGTATTATAGTGGAAAAAGAAACAAtgcaaatatttagaaaatattacaTGGAGGAGCTATGCCAAGAATTACGTTCTATTTTTGGAAcctcttctaatttttttccttttttctggttctaagcttgaactcaggaactaggtGCTGCCCCTAATCTTTTTTTGGATTGATGCTAGTGTTCTGCTACCTAAGctgcttcacttctgttttttggtagttaattggagataagaatcttatggacttccctgccctggctggctctgaaccatgatgctcagatctcagcctactacttactagtagttaggattacaagcataagccaccagggcccagcttggaACCACTTCTGTTGGGTAAATCTGTTTCTAACTTGCATCCCTGTTTCTTAGGAAATGAAATACAGGTTAGAGTGAAATCACTCTGAGGGTTCATATTAATTCTCTTTTTCTAGTTGCTCCAGAATAATAGGTAAAGTTGAGCctaacataattttatttatttatttatttacttatttatttatttttgccagtcctggggcttaacttggggcctcaacactgtccctggcttcttttgctcaaggctagcaactctaccaattgagccacagtgcccacttccggctttttctgtttatgtggtattgaggaatggaatccagggctttgtgcatgctaggcaagcattctaccactaagccacattttcagcctgaGCCTAACATATTAACAATACAGTACTGGTATTAAAAATTTCTAtttgggccaggtgccagtgggcaatcctagttactcaggggctaagatctgaggatcgcgacttaaagccagcccgggcaagaaagcccatgatgcttatccccaattaaccaccagacaactagaagtggccctgtggctcaagtggcagagccctagacttgagctgaaatgctcagggacagtgcccatgcacagttcaagccccagaaaccaccaaaaaaaagtcctTTGCCTGGTGGTTATCAGGTGCCAGGAAATGAGCAGAGACGGTACATATCTTATCCTCACACCACAGTTTTATGAACTAGGTAACTGTAATTTCCTCCCATGGTACCGATAATTGAGATTACTCTTGGAAGTATTACTTACCTAGACACCATCTGCTCATATGTGGTAGATACATAATTCTATCTCAGTTTGGCAACCATCAGAGCCTCTCTATGTCACCACAGAGACAATTCTGTCATAACTCTTGCTAATGCTAAAACACAGCCTGACTGGTTTTGATTGCTTGGGTTGAACACGTAGTTGTGGAGTTATATTCATTAAAACTATGATTAAAAACGTAATGACCTTAGATGAGCTCTTACTTTATTTCTTCAGGGATTTGAATACAGCCGTTCTGGAAATCCCACTAGAAATTGCTTGGAAAAAGCTGTGGCAGCACTGGATGGAGCTAAGTATAGTAAGTGACTCACATTTCACAACTGAGCTCTTTAAATGTACAGAGACCATCACAGAGGCACAGAATGTAGAACTAGAAAGAAATATGATATTTTCTGGCTTAAAACTCTTGTTTTAGTAAGACTTGGACTCTTTGACCAGGATATTTCAATGGGTCTAATATACACATGTGGAATCATCAGgtagaaataaatatgtataacaGCAAAATGCCAATATTTATTATCTAGTATTCATGGACTACACTTTTCATCTAAAGCTGTtggtatagttttaaaaatacagtttataACTTTAGTTATGAAGATATAAGCTTTCTTATATTCTGGTTCATTCACTTGATAATTTGTGCCTGAGAGTAGCACTATGGACATTTGCAAAAACCAGTCATCCTTGATAATGTGCTCTCAGAGTCTAGAAATTATTAACTCCTTGGACCTTCTATTGTtcctattgtttgtttttattgttcctATTGTTTGTTCATGCTGGTAAGTTGTCTTTGAAGTTTTCATATAGATGATAGTGGATAAGGGCAGAATAATGAGTAGAAAATAAAAgtccacatgtgcatatatacatacatattattttaaagcTATCTTATTCTTGAATGAGAATGGAGGTTTGTTATAACCGTAATAAGGAGACCTAGAAACTCAACAATGATGGCTGGTTCAACAGTGATTAGCTGGCAGTGCATGGCACAAAGTAAACAAGTATATActataggtattttttttttgttttctttgcttcaaGTGTTTCATTTTGGCTTACTCTTGCTTGATTTTTATATTAGGTTTGGCCTTTGCTTCTGGTCTAGCAGCTGCTGTGACAATTACTCATCTTTTAAAAGCAGGAGACCAAATTATTTGCATGGATGATGTGTATGGTGGTAGGTAACCTCTTTCATTCGTGTGTTGGCTGATATTTGAAATATAATAATCTGAGCTTTGAATTAAATCAACAATATTGCTCTATTTctgatcatttattttctttgaaagatGTGACAGGCTCAAGAGAAGTGTTAAAAAGTAAGTCCTGGGCTCTGAAAGTGCTGACAAGAGATTGTTTAGTATTGACTGTATCACGTAAAACTACAAGAATGAGAATATAGACCTTCtgatctttctttattctttttcttttttctttctttttttttgccagtcctgggccttggactcagggcctgagcactgtccctggcttcttttttgctcaatgatagcactctgccacttgagccacttctggccttttctatatatgtggtgctggggaattgaacccagggcttcatgtatacaagatgagcactttttaccactaggtcatattcccagcccgaggataTAGGCCTTCATCCACTTTCAAACATATTCTGCTATATTGAAGATAGTGTGTAGAGAGAATATATTctatactaattttatttttttgtattggtcctgcttcttgaactcagggcctgggcgctgtctttgagcttttgtgctcaaggctagagttctaccacttgagccacagctctacttctggctttttgatgctgGATTAGAGATAAATGTGTtacaagcttttctgcctgggctggcttccaacttggcttctcagatctcagccttctgagtagctaagactacagatatgagccatcaatCAGCACCTGACTACTTTAATCCttttgattatatataaaatacatatatgtatgtatttatatattgcatattacatataatgtatataatataatatacagtaaatgtaatatgtattaaatatatacatacatgaccctgtatgtgtttatatattttaggTGTAAGACCTGCATATAAGAGTGTACATGTGACCTTTCTCTTTCTGAGCCTGGCTTCACTCCATATGAtaagtgttgggaaaatggaggagaacagaaaaggaataggccggactgATCAACAacagtttattgaggaacagcgggATTGGAAGTTGTGcaaggggtgaatttgggacaaggcttatatggggtctgagcaattaggcaggttattgaaagcaccacttGGTCTAAGAAGTTGGAGTTTTTCCATTTGTCCCACAAAGGGTTGtctacagctgggcctaggtgagatgtcctgcctgcatatcaaaacAGTTTCCCATAGAGattttgcctggtgcctgcatgTCAAAGCAGGTTTACATATTGAGGTTCATGCCTgttgtctgtatgggcctgaggaaATTGGGtatgggggtcaatccttcaataAGAACAAACTTTTCTTAATATAATGTTCTTTTCTTACTATTTTAAGTGTTGTAATGAGCACACATTTCTTAAtacaatattctttttattttatctgattCTCTTCTGCCTCAGGTATGAACAGATACTTCAGGAAGGTGGCAGCTGAATTTGGATTAAAGATTTCTTTTGTGGACTGTACCAAAACCAAATTGCTAGAAGAGGCAATTACACCAGAAACCAAGGTATCTTACTAATATATAGTTTAGACTGTGATACCTTGTTTTCATCATTTCTGTGTACTGGAGGACATAATTCAAATCTGAATAAAATTTTTGTTAGAATCTGTAGAAATAGAATTACCTACATATAGGCTGATATCTCATAGGCATTACAAATTATTGATTATGAATTCATACAAGAATTTCTGAGTGAATTCTTATGCTGGTTTTGCATAATAGTTgatctattgttttgtttttaaacaaactctgaattgtgtgtgtgtgtgtgtgtgtgtgtgtgtgtgtgtgtgtgtgtgtgccagcactagAGCGTgagttcagggcttgggcactgttctttagctttttcactggaggctgactctttatctcttgagccacttgATTTCTGATCTCTTGATGTTTGATCAGACAGAAGAGTCTTTTCTGCatatgctgtctttgaactacaacattcagatcttagtctcctgacaGATAagagaacaaacaagacaaataatacaaaaaattaccccagggctgggaatgtggcttagtgttagagtgtttgccttgcatgcatgaagccctgggttcaattcctcagtaccacataaacagataatgctggaagtgatgctgtggcttaagtggtagattgctaaccttgtgcaaaagcagctaagggacagtgcccaggccctgagttcaagccccaggaatggcaacccccccccaatcccaaacctcttgcttccatttcctggaattcattctgatcaatattattttataggatcaGATGCACAgaagcattgcacctttgtgttcttcccctaagagtatcgttctttggtctcactgtttgaatgtttaGAGTTCTGTGTAATTTATAATGTCTAGGAATATTTTAGCTATAGCTTTCCCATATGAGAAAGAATATGCAccattgtttgtctatctgagcttggtttacttcacttaacatgatttgttctagatccatctatttccctgaaaatgacataatattatttttcctaatagctgtgtaaaattctgTTGTATAGAAGTAAGTATAACATATTTTTGACCCATTCATCGATTGTAGGGCCTTTGGactttttccataacttggctaccTTGAAtaatacagcaatgaacatggatttgTGTGTCTTTATGGTTTCCTGGTTTGTGGTATTTTGGGTAGATACTCAGGAATGATATGGCTGGGTTatagaaaaaaatctatctttaGATTATTGAGGAACCTGTAGACCACTGTCAAGAGTGATTGTACTAGTTCATATTCCCAATAACTGTGCAATAGACTTCCTTTTGCCCAACATAGCTGCCACCATTTTtggttggccaatctaactggggtgagatggatttgcatttcctttatggtcaaggatgctgagcatttcctcatgagtttctttgccattcttacatgTGGTAGGATATAGTCTTATACTAtctattttgtttgtgtgtttgtttatttatttattaccagtcctggggcttggcctcagcaCCTGAAtactttccttggcttcttttttgctcaaggctagcactctacttcttgagccatagcgccccatctcgccttttctgtttatgtggtgctgaggaatcaaacacagggattcatgcatgctaggcaagcactctaccccttagctactttcccagcccctacatttatttttgagaacAAAAATTTCTGACTGAACTATGACTTTGGAATACTGTCTTTTTTATGGAAAATAATTATGATGATTAACTGGCATTTTTCTGCTTAGATTATCTCATTGACCAGTGTAATAGCTCTATCAGGTAAATGTTGCCTACTCTCAATATTCAggtgaagaaatgaaggaaggtaaAAGATAATTTACTTAGctatgatgtttcagaaatatgAGGAGTGGAGAGAATTTTGCAAGTTAATTGTCCATATGTTTTGATAATATAGTGTAAAAGCCTCCTAGGTTGTTAGAAATATGAGAtgtgctggctgctggtggctcacattggtaatcctagcttctcaagatgATGAGATCtgggatcatgttttgaagcctgcctgggaagccaaatctgagaggctcttatctccatccaattagccagtaaaagcTGGATATGGAGGTGGGGGGTGAGTCAAATGGGAGAGTACCGCCTTAAGTGGACAAGGCTAAGCAAGAggaggaggtcctgagttcaagccccaatacagagagagagagagagagagagagagagagagagagagagagagagagagagagagagagagaaagaagagagagagagagagagagagagagagagagagagactttgtgCAGTTTTATTTGTTCGTGTAGTTTTACAGACTGTTGTTATTTGTTGAATTGTTGTAGCTTGTTTGGATTGAAACCCCCACAAACCCTAGCTTGAAGGTGGTTGACATTGAAGCTTGTGCACATATTGCCCATAAGCATGGAGACATTATTTTGGCTGTGGATAACTCTTTTATGTCTCCATATTTCCAGGTAAATGATACTAAtacttttgtttgttctttagtATGATTTATATACTATACGAGATATGTAGAATTAAGAAATGAATGagctgcgggctggggatatagcctagtggcaagagtgcctgcctcggatacacgaggccctaggttcgattccccagcaccacatatacagaaaacggccagaagcggcgctgtgtggctcaagtggcggagtgctagccttgagcgggaagaagccagggacagtgctcaggccctgagtccaaggcccaggactggcaaaaaaaaaaaaaaaaaaaagaaaaagaaatgaatgagctGGGAAtctgtggctcatggctgtaatcctagccacccaggaagctgatatttgaggattgcagttcaaagccagcctggacaggaaagtctgtgagactcttatctccaattagcttcctgagaagctaggattacagtcgtgagccaccttCTCCTGGCTCCTCATAAGGTTTTAATAAGAATGGTTAGATGCTTATATAATTTACTTTGTGTTTAATGAGTCATAATATGCCAAAATCTCTGCTGTAGGTGACAAGGGTAGATGCCACTCAGCAACCTGCTATAAAGAAACAGGTTTCAGAGATGTATTGACTTGATCATGGAACTTGTAACTTCAATTCCATACTAGATtcatagtttgtttgttttttccatttactaacttatttatttgtttgttggttggttggttggctagtgtggggcttgaatgtggggcctgggctctgtccctgagttctttgcttaaagctagtgcctTAAAGCCAGagggccatttccagttttctgatggttcattgaagataagaggctcacagcctttcctggttgggctgactttgaaccatgatcctcagacctcagcctgctaAATAGCTAGGaacataggtgtgagccaccagctcccggctcatagatttatttttatatgaatttcTTGGGTGGAAGTGAAGGAGTAAATAATATCAAGCatgctggaatttttttttgcaaagtagTGTTGATGAAAACAGCAATGAAGTTGATTAGTAAAAATTTGATAATCAAGAATTTAAATGAATGAtgaaatttttgtgtgtttcagCGACCTTTGGCTCTGGGAGCTGATATTTGTATGTGTTCTGCAACAAAATACATGAATGGTAAGATGCACACTGTCTACATAGAATCTTCTTCTTCCATGATGAATGGAAAACTATACAAAGCTTGGcattttatctcattttcttcctctattgTATAGGATTCACCTGTGACTCCTGtggaaaaaatttttaattgcAATTTGATTAAATATTTGAATTCATTTATAGTAGACAGAATGATGTTCCTTCAGGATTCATAAAAAGGACTCAAGTTTACTATAAAGATTATCCTTTTATTTAGtgattttaattttactgttttatGTATAGTATTACTTCTGTCAAGCAGAATCACTtacttaaaatgattttctaaGACTTTTTCTTAATTAGTTCCCTCCACCCCAAaatatgaaatgaagaaaaaacttttaatgtatttttacctTCTATgtcagggatggaacccagggctttgggcatgctaggcaaatactctaccattgaaccacaTCTCAACCCCtctcaatgttttctttgttttaggcCACAGTGATGTTGTCATGGGCTTAGTGTCTGTTAATTCTGAAGACCTCCATGACAGGCTTCGCTTCTTGCAGAACGGTAAGTAAAAAGCCTAGATTTTCTTTCATGCCACCAGTGTGTCCATGTGAAATCGGTATCTGCATAAATGTTATAAAACATTAAGGGAGTAGAAAGTTCTGACTTTTGAAGGAACAGAACAAATAGTGATAAAAGACTACAGTTTATATGGCATAAGAAACTCAATGACATGAAACAAGCAGTGAATTCTGTTAACCtatcaatgttaatttttttttgtggtactggagtttgaactcagaacctcaggcTTGCTAAATTGGggctctaccattgagtcacacCTCTTTCTCTGCTTTTGATGCTTAATTTGGAGAAGGAGTTTGGTGAACTTTTCTGCTGAGCCTGATTTTAAACTTTCATCATccaaatctccacttcctgagctaAGCTTTTATTGATGTCTAGTTTTCTGtagtcattcttttttgtttttggtgctggtcctagggcttgaatgtggggcctgtgtgctgtccctgagcattttgaaTCAAAGCTAGAAccctatcccttgagcca
Encoded here:
- the LOC125355295 gene encoding cystathionine gamma-lyase isoform X2, whose product is MQKQDASRHGFQPSFQHFATQAIHVGQEPEQWNSRAVVPPISLSTTFKQGTPGQHSGFEYSRSGNPTRNCLEKAVAALDGAKYSLAFASGLAAAVTITHLLKAGDQIICMDDVYGGMNRYFRKVAAEFGLKISFVDCTKTKLLEEAITPETKLVWIETPTNPSLKVVDIEACAHIAHKHGDIILAVDNSFMSPYFQRPLALGADICMCSATKYMNGHSDVVMGLVSVNSEDLHDRLRFLQNAIGTVPSPIDCYLCNRGLKTLELRMEKHFKNGMAVARFLEANPRVEKVIYPGLPSHPQHELAKRQCTGCPGMISFYIKGTLQHAKVFFKNLKVNFQSSFLNFFESIVLLL
- the LOC125355295 gene encoding cystathionine gamma-lyase isoform X1, which encodes MQKQDASRHGFQPSFQHFATQAIHVGQEPEQWNSRAVVPPISLSTTFKQGTPGQHSGFEYSRSGNPTRNCLEKAVAALDGAKYSLAFASGLAAAVTITHLLKAGDQIICMDDVYGGMNRYFRKVAAEFGLKISFVDCTKTKLLEEAITPETKLVWIETPTNPSLKVVDIEACAHIAHKHGDIILAVDNSFMSPYFQRPLALGADICMCSATKYMNGHSDVVMGLVSVNSEDLHDRLRFLQNAIGTVPSPIDCYLCNRGLKTLELRMEKHFKNGMAVARFLEANPRVEKVIYPGLPSHPQHELAKRQCTGCPGMISFYIKGTLQHAKVFFKNLKLFTLAESLGGYESLAELPALMTHASVPKNDRDILGISDTLIRLSVGLEDEKDLLDELDRALKAAHP